One Sphingomonas sp. LHG3406-1 genomic window carries:
- a CDS encoding AMP-binding protein, with protein MSAVPAGGRDFHDPRVPNRDQCVLRYLLDRWARERPDKTHIVFEDGEEWSFAEVRARVIAKAAGLQKLGVQRGDRVAVWLPNGREALLVFYAINYLGAVFVPFNTAYRGNLLAHVVRNSDARLIVAHPDLVPRLAEIDLAALEQMVLTGSEQAEVANLSVTGFSALDGSEDDLVPLAEPIQPWDLQSIIYTSGTTGPSKGVLSSYLHMFSNAGPESWPMVGEDDRYMTVAPIFHIGGMGPPFVMLARGASVAIVENFSTERFWETVRQTGSTVVFLLGVMATFLIKQPPGPHDRDHGVRLAFMVPFTDDAPAFRERFGIDIYTIFNMTEIASSCVSEANPVQRGTCGKVRDGVDVRLVDAHDCEVPVGAIGEMLVRADRPWGLNSGYNNNPQATAEAWRNGWFHTGDAFRRDEDGYYYFVDRVKDAIRRRGENISSFEVEVEVCAHPDVREAAAIGVPSEYSEDEVMVVVAPIPGRTIDVAALAEFLAGRMPYFMVPRYFRVLAELPKTPSAKVMKAELRAEGITPDTWDREQAGLRLRKERLTP; from the coding sequence GTGAGCGCGGTGCCGGCGGGCGGCCGCGACTTTCACGATCCGCGCGTCCCGAACCGCGACCAATGCGTGCTTCGCTACCTGCTCGACCGCTGGGCCCGCGAGCGGCCGGACAAGACCCACATCGTGTTCGAGGACGGAGAGGAGTGGAGCTTCGCCGAGGTCCGCGCGCGGGTGATCGCCAAGGCCGCTGGCCTGCAGAAGCTGGGGGTCCAGCGCGGCGACCGGGTGGCGGTGTGGCTCCCGAACGGCCGCGAGGCCCTGCTCGTCTTCTATGCGATCAACTATCTCGGCGCCGTCTTCGTCCCCTTCAACACCGCCTATCGCGGCAACCTCCTCGCCCATGTCGTGCGCAACTCGGACGCCAGGCTGATCGTCGCCCATCCGGACCTCGTGCCCAGGCTTGCCGAGATCGACCTTGCCGCGCTCGAGCAGATGGTGCTGACCGGGTCGGAGCAGGCCGAGGTCGCCAACCTTTCGGTCACGGGCTTCTCCGCGCTTGACGGCAGCGAGGACGACCTCGTTCCGCTGGCCGAGCCCATCCAGCCGTGGGACCTGCAGTCGATCATCTACACGTCCGGCACGACTGGGCCGTCCAAGGGCGTGCTCTCCTCCTACCTCCACATGTTCTCCAACGCCGGGCCGGAGAGCTGGCCGATGGTCGGCGAGGACGACCGCTACATGACGGTGGCGCCCATCTTCCATATCGGCGGGATGGGGCCGCCCTTCGTGATGCTCGCGCGCGGCGCGTCCGTCGCCATCGTCGAGAATTTCTCGACCGAGCGCTTCTGGGAGACGGTCAGGCAGACGGGCTCGACGGTCGTGTTCCTGCTCGGCGTGATGGCGACCTTCCTGATCAAGCAGCCGCCCGGTCCGCACGACCGGGATCATGGCGTCCGGCTCGCCTTCATGGTGCCTTTCACCGACGATGCGCCGGCGTTCCGGGAGCGGTTCGGGATCGACATCTACACCATCTTCAACATGACCGAGATCGCCTCGTCCTGTGTGTCGGAGGCCAATCCGGTGCAGCGGGGCACGTGCGGGAAGGTTCGGGACGGCGTCGACGTCCGGCTGGTCGACGCGCATGACTGCGAGGTGCCGGTGGGCGCCATCGGCGAGATGCTGGTGCGGGCTGACCGGCCGTGGGGCCTGAACAGCGGCTACAACAACAATCCGCAAGCGACGGCCGAGGCCTGGCGCAATGGCTGGTTCCACACCGGCGATGCGTTCCGCAGGGACGAGGACGGCTATTACTACTTCGTCGACCGGGTGAAGGATGCGATCCGGCGGCGGGGCGAGAACATCTCCTCGTTCGAGGTGGAGGTCGAGGTGTGCGCCCATCCGGACGTCCGCGAAGCCGCTGCGATCGGCGTTCCCAGCGAATATTCGGAGGATGAGGTGATGGTGGTGGTCGCGCCTATTCCGGGCAGGACCATCGACGTCGCCGCGCTCGCCGAATTCCTTGCCGGGCGGATGCCCTACTTCATGGTGCCGCGCTACTTCCGGGTGCTTGCGGAACTGCCCAAGACGCCCTCGGCCAAGGTGATGAAGGCGGAGCTTCGCGCCGAGGGCATCACCCCCGACACCTGGGACCGAGAACAAGCCGGCCTGCGGCTGCGCAAGGAACGGCTGACACCCTGA
- a CDS encoding glycerol kinase GlpK: protein MRDELLLVLDSGTSSTRALLYDAAGRIHGSASRAITQHYPAPGLVEHDATEIWSLSRACLAEMIAQAGGPSRIAAIGITNQRETVVAWDQRSGQPLARAIVWQDRRTADACAALQAFGHGPEVERRTGLRLDPYFSATKMAWLLEHDDAVRAAGDALAFGTIESWLLFNLTGDHLTDVSNASRTLLLDLDGTTFAEDLCDLFALPRASLPAVVPTAGALGRTRAELFGRAIPVTAMIGDQQSATVGQACLQPGETKLTLGTGAFVLTNVGTCRPQPTNGLLGTILHEVGGGERHYALEGAVFVAGSLIKWLRDNLGILASAAETEALARSVPDSGGVTLLPALAGLGAPYWKPEATAAVAGLTFATTRAHLARAALETVSHQLVDLAAAFAAAGAPWAQLRLDGGMAANDWLAQDLSDMLGLTVERPADVETTARGAAIMAAVGAGLHPDLEAAATAMTPATQRFASRDLGEKRERRLKAWRELVERA, encoded by the coding sequence TTGCGCGACGAGCTGCTCCTGGTCCTCGACTCCGGCACCAGCTCGACCCGCGCCCTGCTCTACGACGCCGCCGGCCGGATCCACGGCTCGGCCAGCCGGGCGATCACCCAGCATTATCCCGCCCCCGGCCTCGTCGAGCATGACGCCACCGAAATCTGGTCGCTGAGCCGCGCCTGCCTGGCCGAAATGATCGCCCAAGCAGGCGGGCCCTCGCGGATCGCTGCCATCGGCATCACCAACCAGCGCGAGACCGTCGTTGCCTGGGACCAAAGAAGCGGCCAGCCCCTCGCCCGCGCCATCGTCTGGCAGGACCGCCGCACCGCCGATGCCTGCGCCGCGCTCCAGGCTTTCGGCCACGGTCCCGAGGTCGAGCGCCGCACCGGCCTCCGCCTCGACCCTTATTTCTCGGCCACCAAAATGGCCTGGCTGCTGGAGCATGACGACGCCGTCCGTGCCGCCGGCGATGCCCTCGCCTTCGGGACCATCGAAAGCTGGCTGCTCTTCAATCTCACCGGCGATCACCTGACCGACGTCAGCAATGCCAGCCGGACGCTGCTGCTCGACCTCGACGGCACGACCTTCGCGGAGGATCTGTGCGACCTCTTCGCCCTTCCCCGCGCCAGCCTGCCGGCCGTGGTGCCCACCGCCGGCGCGCTCGGCCGAACCCGCGCCGAGCTGTTCGGCCGCGCCATCCCGGTCACCGCCATGATCGGCGACCAGCAGTCCGCGACCGTCGGCCAGGCCTGCCTCCAGCCAGGCGAGACCAAGCTCACCCTCGGCACCGGCGCCTTCGTCCTCACCAATGTCGGCACTTGCCGCCCGCAGCCCACCAACGGCCTGCTCGGCACGATCCTGCACGAGGTCGGCGGCGGCGAGCGCCACTATGCGCTCGAAGGTGCCGTGTTCGTCGCCGGCAGCCTGATCAAGTGGCTGCGCGACAATCTCGGGATCCTCGCCAGCGCCGCCGAGACCGAAGCCCTCGCCCGCTCCGTGCCGGACAGTGGCGGCGTCACCCTGCTCCCCGCGCTCGCCGGCCTCGGCGCGCCCTACTGGAAACCCGAGGCCACCGCCGCCGTCGCCGGCCTCACCTTCGCCACCACCCGCGCCCATCTTGCCCGCGCCGCACTGGAGACGGTCAGCCACCAGCTGGTCGACCTCGCCGCCGCCTTCGCTGCCGCCGGCGCCCCCTGGGCCCAGCTCCGGCTCGACGGCGGCATGGCCGCCAACGACTGGCTCGCCCAGGACCTCTCCGACATGCTCGGCCTCACCGTCGAGCGCCCCGCCGACGTCGAGACCACCGCCCGCGGCGCCGCGATCATGGCCGCCGTCGGCGCCGGCCTCCACCCGGATCTTGAAGCGGCCGCCACGGCGATGACCCCCGCAACCCAGCGCTTCGCTTCGCGCGATCTGGGTGAAAAGCGCGAGCGGCGGCTCAAGGCTTGGCGGGAGCTGGTGGAGCGGGCGTGA
- a CDS encoding NADPH-dependent FMN reductase — translation MSRSIVAIGGTTRPMSSTERVLGLAAEAARGHGAEVRIFGGDYIAGLPHYRGPDWSEDKGSEMIEAVRTADGIILATPGYHGTVSGMVKNAIDYLEELATDARPYLEGRPIGLIVTAFGHQAANSSMTTLRTIAHALRGWPTPFGAALRISPASFDADGRLLDEDSAGQLRLVGSQVAHAAGRL, via the coding sequence ATGAGCCGCAGCATCGTCGCCATCGGCGGAACCACCCGCCCCATGAGCAGCACCGAACGGGTGCTCGGCCTCGCTGCCGAAGCGGCGCGCGGCCATGGCGCGGAGGTCAGGATCTTCGGCGGCGACTATATCGCCGGCCTCCCCCATTATCGCGGCCCCGACTGGAGCGAGGACAAGGGGAGCGAGATGATCGAGGCGGTGCGCACCGCCGACGGCATCATCCTCGCCACGCCCGGCTATCACGGCACCGTCTCGGGCATGGTCAAGAATGCCATCGACTATCTGGAGGAGCTGGCGACCGACGCCCGCCCCTATCTCGAAGGCCGCCCCATCGGCCTCATCGTCACCGCCTTCGGCCACCAGGCGGCGAACAGCTCGATGACCACGCTGCGCACCATCGCCCATGCCCTGCGCGGCTGGCCGACCCCGTTCGGCGCGGCGCTCAGGATCAGCCCCGCCAGCTTCGATGCCGACGGCCGCCTCCTCGACGAGGACAGCGCCGGCCAGCTCCGCCTGGTCGGAAGCCAGGTCGCCCATGCCGCGGGACGCCTCTGA
- a CDS encoding DNA-3-methyladenine glycosylase 2 family protein has product MVHTPASMAEALAHLTAAEPAFVTVIDRLGPPEPRQSERGTAALLRTIVGQQVSVAAARSMWGKLTAAYGDPPDLAALAAASDEDLRALGQSRQKAGYLRSLASLTLSGELDLDALPQDDEEAIAHLTRVKGIGRWSAEIYLLFAEGRPDVFPAGDLAVQIELGRLLDHDGKPAEKWLRERSATWAPYRGAAAVLAWHSYNTKVI; this is encoded by the coding sequence ATGGTCCATACCCCCGCCTCCATGGCCGAGGCCCTCGCCCATCTCACCGCCGCCGAGCCCGCCTTCGTCACCGTCATCGACCGTCTCGGCCCGCCCGAGCCGCGGCAATCGGAGCGCGGCACCGCAGCCCTCCTGCGAACCATCGTCGGCCAGCAGGTCAGCGTCGCGGCCGCCCGCTCCATGTGGGGCAAGCTCACCGCCGCCTATGGCGACCCGCCCGACCTCGCCGCCCTTGCCGCCGCCAGCGACGAGGATCTCCGCGCCCTCGGCCAGTCGCGCCAGAAGGCGGGCTACCTCCGCAGCCTCGCCAGCCTGACCCTTTCCGGCGAACTCGATCTCGACGCTCTGCCCCAGGACGACGAGGAGGCCATCGCCCACCTGACCAGGGTGAAGGGCATCGGCCGATGGTCGGCGGAAATCTACCTCCTCTTCGCCGAAGGACGGCCGGACGTCTTCCCGGCCGGTGACCTTGCCGTGCAGATCGAGCTTGGGCGGCTCCTCGACCATGACGGCAAGCCCGCCGAGAAATGGCTGCGCGAACGATCCGCCACATGGGCTCCCTACCGGGGTGCGGCGGCGGTGCTGGCGTGGCACAGCTACAATACGAAGGTCATCTGA
- the rlmB gene encoding 23S rRNA (guanosine(2251)-2'-O)-methyltransferase RlmB — MTRRKKSHQSSHGSANRPRFWGRHAVAAALDNPDRRVLKAWATQEAASFMNFPPAVILTRAEVTDLARLVPGDAPHQGVVIEVEPLEDIWLGDLLADADEKSVLLVLDQVTDPHNVGAILRSAAAFGAIGIVTQDRHSPPEGGALAKAASGALERVPWVRVVNLARALDEMEEAGFWRIGLAGEARSTLSEALGPKKVALVLGAEGPGMRQNIREHCDALARLPISNAVESLNVSNAAAIALYAAAEAGK; from the coding sequence ATGACCCGCCGCAAGAAGTCGCACCAATCCTCCCACGGCAGCGCCAATCGCCCCCGCTTCTGGGGCAGGCATGCCGTCGCCGCCGCCCTCGACAACCCCGACCGCCGGGTGCTCAAGGCCTGGGCGACGCAGGAAGCGGCCAGCTTCATGAACTTCCCACCCGCGGTCATCCTCACCCGCGCCGAGGTCACCGACCTCGCCCGCCTCGTGCCGGGCGACGCGCCGCACCAGGGCGTGGTGATCGAGGTCGAGCCGCTCGAGGACATCTGGCTCGGCGACCTCCTCGCCGACGCGGACGAGAAGTCGGTCCTGCTCGTCCTCGACCAGGTCACCGACCCGCACAATGTCGGCGCCATTCTCCGTTCCGCCGCCGCCTTTGGCGCGATCGGCATCGTCACCCAGGACCGCCATTCCCCGCCCGAAGGCGGCGCCCTCGCCAAGGCCGCCTCCGGCGCGCTCGAGCGGGTGCCCTGGGTCCGCGTCGTCAACCTCGCCCGCGCGCTCGACGAAATGGAAGAAGCCGGCTTCTGGCGCATCGGCCTTGCCGGCGAAGCTCGCTCCACCCTGTCCGAGGCGCTCGGGCCCAAGAAGGTCGCCCTCGTCCTCGGCGCCGAAGGCCCAGGCATGCGCCAGAACATCCGCGAGCATTGCGATGCGCTCGCCCGCCTCCCGATCAGCAACGCGGTCGAGAGCCTCAACGTCTCCAACGCCGCCGCCATCGCCCTTTATGCGGCGGCCGAGGCGGGGAAGTGA
- a CDS encoding glutathione S-transferase family protein, protein MWQLLQFPLCPFSRKVRLVMAEKGIPAELVRENPWERRDEFVDLNPAGETPVLVETERGITLIGSQPIAEYFEETVEKVPMIHGDAAQRAEIRRLTEWFDEKLFREVVEPLMVERMRKRLVSKESPDTRVLREAMRIGNNHLDYLDYLLDHRRWLAGAALSLADFTAAAHLSVIDYLGAVDWRGHRQTKDWYSVMKSRPAFRPLLGERMEVIVPPQHYDKVDF, encoded by the coding sequence ATGTGGCAACTCCTGCAATTCCCCCTCTGCCCCTTCTCCCGCAAGGTCCGACTGGTGATGGCCGAGAAGGGAATCCCGGCGGAGCTGGTGCGGGAGAATCCGTGGGAGCGGCGCGACGAGTTCGTCGACCTCAATCCCGCGGGCGAGACCCCGGTGCTGGTCGAGACGGAGCGCGGGATCACCCTCATCGGCAGCCAGCCGATTGCCGAATATTTCGAGGAGACGGTCGAGAAGGTGCCGATGATCCACGGCGACGCCGCCCAGCGCGCCGAGATCCGCCGGCTGACCGAGTGGTTCGACGAGAAGCTGTTTCGCGAAGTGGTCGAGCCCCTGATGGTCGAACGGATGCGCAAGCGGCTGGTCAGCAAGGAGAGCCCCGACACGCGGGTGCTCCGCGAAGCGATGCGGATCGGCAACAACCACCTCGACTATCTCGACTATTTGCTCGACCACCGGCGCTGGCTGGCGGGCGCGGCGCTGAGCCTGGCGGACTTCACCGCCGCCGCGCACCTCAGCGTGATCGACTATCTCGGCGCGGTCGACTGGCGCGGGCACCGGCAGACCAAGGACTGGTATTCGGTGATGAAGTCGAGGCCGGCTTTCCGGCCGCTGCTGGGCGAGCGGATGGAAGTGATCGTCCCGCCGCAGCATTACGACAAGGTGGATTTCTGA